In Apis cerana isolate GH-2021 linkage group LG5, AcerK_1.0, whole genome shotgun sequence, a single genomic region encodes these proteins:
- the LOC107997631 gene encoding S-methyl-5'-thioadenosine phosphorylase, giving the protein MNKYKVKVGIIGGSGLNNPQNQILNCQTITTREKAKNEFGFPSSDLYHGNINDVDVILLSRHGPDHKISPTAVNYRANIEALRLAGCTHIIASTACGSLQDFICKGLLVVPDSFLDRTIKRSTTFYDGTSPKYSGVCHMPMEPAFDPTTSQILFEVGKELGYKIRKGGTIVTIEGPRFSSKAESNALRMWGGHLVNMTTCPEVYLAKEAGLLYAVVAVATDYDCWKDCEDNVHAADVMEVFKQNIDKIRDIFIKTVKLIGERNWDKEIDTLQILSQSSNVSSHSL; this is encoded by the exons atgaataagtaTAAAGTTAAG GTCGGAATAATTGGTGGTTCAGGTTTAAATAATCCTCAAAATCAGATATTAAATTGTCAAACTATAACTACACGAGAAAAAgctaaaaatgaatttggaTTTCCATCTAGTGATCTTTATCACGGAAATATTAATGATGTAGATGTGATATTATTGTCAAg acaTGGACCAGATCATAAGATAAGTCCTACTGCAGTAAATTATCGTGCTAATATTGAAGCTTTACGCTTAGCTGGATGTACTCATATAATTGCATCAACAGCATGTGGTTCCTTAcaagattttatttgtaaaggACTATTAGTTGTTCCAGATAGCTTTTTAGATAGGACAATAAAAAGAAGTACAACTTTTTATGATGGTACTTCACCTAAATATTctg GAGTATGCCATATGCCAATGGAACCAGCTTTTGATCCAACTACATCTCAGATATTATTTGAAGTTGGTAAAGAATTAGGatataagataagaaaagGAGGAACAATTGTGACAATAGAAGGACCAAGATTTTCTTCAAAAGCTGAAAGTAATGCATTGCGTATGTGGGGTGGACATTTAGTTAATATGACAACATGTCCAGAG gtATATTTAGCAAAAGAAGCAGGACTCTTATATGCAGTTGTGGCAGTAGCCACTGATTATGATTGCTGGAAAGATTGTGAAGATAATGTTCATGCAGCTGATGTAATGGAAgtgtttaaacaaaatattgataaaataagagatatatttataaaaacagttAAACTTATTGGTGAAAGAAATTGggataaagaaattgatactctacaa ATATTATCTCAAAGTAGTAATGTTTCTTCTCATTCATtatga
- the LOC107997593 gene encoding histone acetyltransferase type B catalytic subunit produces the protein MEDPATARLKSLVMSSNEALEFKLIRSFEDLENNETTFKPEMSHQVFGDSESIFGYRDLRVKLYYSAGCLETYLGMTYSEKINKVLYEGVEADEVLPKIAEKLAPQVHDNIDAFIESLKKDDTFKPHGELLHSFSVNDDGCTRKFEVYKADMTYKGFKEYHQRLQTFVLWYIDAANFIDIDDDRWHYFNMFERYQTTDGTIRYATTGFATVYQYYAYPHHTRPRIAQVLILPPFQNIGLGTHLLHAIYREYIGRNQVKDITVEDPSMTFQRLRDYVDAMNCCTLSSFSREYLLQGFNKAMAAEAKEKFKINKKQARRVYEILRLRTTDLTNEQEYREYRLDVKRRLNIPYRREQNDLKKLECALKNIDKHSNITLPTLEQRIQTLEKEYKSLEEEYKKVIKRLEDAEEL, from the exons ATGGAAGATCCAGCTACTGCACGTTTAAAAAGTTTAGTAATGAGTAGTAATGAAGCTctggaatttaaattaatacgtTCTTTTgaagatttagaaaataatgaaactacATTTAAACCAGAAATGTCTCATCAAGTATTTGGAGATag tgAATCTATATTTGGTTATCGGGATCTCAGAGTGAAGCTATATTATTCAGCAGGTTGTTTAGAAACTTATCTAGGTATGACTtattcagaaaaaataaataaagtacttTATGAAGGAGTCGAAGCTGATGAAGTATTGCCAAAAATTGCTGAAAAACTAGCTCCACAAGTTCATGATAATATAGATGCATttattgaatctttaaaaaaggATGATACATTTAAACCTCATGGAGAATTACttcattcattttctgttaatg atGATGGTTgtacaagaaaatttgaagtttATAAAGCAGATATGACTTATAAAGGATTTAAAGAATATCATCAACGTCTTCAAACATTTGTATTATGGTATATAGATGCTgctaattttatagatattgatGATGATCGATGGCATTACTTTAATAT GTTTGAAAGATATCAAACAACAGATGGTACTATTCGTTATGCAACTACTGGTTTTGCTActgtatatcaatattatgcaTATCCACATCATACTAGACCTCGTATAGCTCAAGTTTTAATTTTGCCaccatttcaaaatatagGTCTTGGTACACATTTATTACATGCTATTTATCGCGAATATATTGGACGAAATCAAGTCAAAGATATAACag TTGAGGACCCTTCAATGACCTTTCAACGATTAAGAGATTATGTGGATGCAATGAATTGCTGTACATTATCTAGTTTTTCACGAGAGTATCTACTTCAAGGTTTTAATAAAGCAATGGCCGCAGAagctaaagaaaaattcaagattaataag aaacaagCTCGCAGAGTGTacgaaattttaagattacgaACTACAGATTTAACAAATGAACAAGAATATCGTGAATATAGATTAGATGTAAAAAGAAGATTGAATATCCCATATAGACGAgaacaaaatgatttaaaaaaattggaatgtgcattaaagaatattgataaacattcgaaTATTACTTTACCTACATTGGAACAACGTATACAAACTCTggagaaagaatataaaagtttagaagaagaatataaaaaagtgatTAAACGTCTGGAAGATGCAGAagaactttga
- the LOC107997599 gene encoding dynein axonemal light chain 4-like encodes MSAGEVKKTEEPLIFHTYPLCKYSDMREEMKQEAIEICVTATEKYTDNHELAARSIKENLDNRFGGPFHVVIGESYACAVTYQATSLLYMYNAGNIAILVWRTVSTF; translated from the exons atgtCTGCAGGTGAGGTAAAAAAGACAGAAGAacctttaatatttcatacgtATCCTTTATGTAAA TATAGTGATATGCGAGAAGAAATGAAACAAGAAGCAATAGAAATATGTGTTACTGCAACGGAAAAATATACTGATAACCATGAATTAGCAGCTCGaagtattaaagaaaatttagataatagatTCGGAGGTCCATTTCATGTTGTCATTGGAGAATCATATGCTTGTGCAGTTACATATCAAGCAACATCattattatacatgtataatgcTGGCAATATTGCTATTCTTGTATGGAGAACagtttcaactttttaa